One window of Phycisphaeraceae bacterium genomic DNA carries:
- a CDS encoding UDP-N-acetylmuramate--L-alanine ligase yields MKFADFKQEQPSERRLDVAGKSLYLIGIGGCGMSGLARMLRGRGAVVRGSDMQESDVTVALAAEGIEVGFDQSKRWLPEACDMVVCSAAIRPEHPQVAEAVRRGIPVLFYAEALGLCMIGRTGVAVAGTHGKSSTTAMLGTSLTDAGLDPTVIVGATCTQLATGTLNTVKREPGAQISGFRLGAERIPAGNLRGKPGVLVAESCEFNRSFHNLHPTVASISSVEADHLDVYGSLDAIVESFHEFARLIPPASEGGKLLIAHEGAHRREVTAGLECEVQTIGFTPAADWVVSYEQETRRVSLQHRGRDIQHWNLRIPGVHNAINSATAMVLAIWLGADSARVAQSLAAFSGVDRRNQFLGARAIGKGEVRVYDDYGHHPTEIDVTLRALRAFEKPQDRGGRLICVFQPHQHSRTRHLLEEFAQSFSGADMVLVPDIYFVRDSQEERAKIGAQDLVGRLTDRGVDASHVQTFDKIVEKLEAICRPGDLVVVMGAGPVYEVGRNFLARG; encoded by the coding sequence TTGAAATTCGCTGATTTCAAGCAGGAGCAGCCGTCCGAACGCCGGCTCGACGTCGCGGGTAAAAGCCTCTATTTGATCGGCATCGGGGGCTGCGGCATGAGTGGGCTCGCGCGGATGCTGCGCGGGAGGGGAGCGGTCGTTCGCGGCTCGGACATGCAGGAGTCCGACGTCACCGTCGCGCTTGCCGCGGAAGGAATCGAGGTTGGGTTCGACCAGTCGAAGCGCTGGCTGCCCGAGGCGTGCGACATGGTGGTGTGCTCCGCGGCGATCCGCCCCGAGCACCCGCAGGTGGCCGAGGCGGTGCGGCGGGGAATTCCGGTGCTGTTTTATGCGGAGGCTCTCGGGCTTTGCATGATCGGCCGGACCGGAGTCGCGGTGGCCGGGACGCACGGGAAGAGTTCGACCACGGCGATGCTCGGCACCTCTCTGACGGATGCGGGGCTCGATCCGACGGTGATCGTCGGCGCGACGTGTACCCAGCTCGCAACCGGCACGCTGAACACGGTGAAGCGCGAACCGGGAGCGCAGATCTCGGGATTCCGATTGGGAGCCGAAAGGATCCCGGCAGGCAATCTCCGCGGCAAGCCCGGCGTGCTGGTCGCGGAGAGCTGCGAGTTCAATCGGAGCTTTCACAATCTGCATCCGACCGTCGCGAGCATCAGCAGCGTCGAGGCGGATCATCTTGATGTGTACGGATCGCTGGATGCGATCGTTGAGAGTTTTCACGAGTTCGCGCGGCTGATTCCTCCGGCGTCTGAAGGCGGCAAGCTGCTGATCGCGCACGAGGGCGCACACCGGCGCGAGGTGACGGCCGGGCTCGAGTGCGAAGTGCAGACGATCGGCTTCACCCCGGCGGCGGACTGGGTCGTTTCATACGAGCAGGAGACGCGGCGCGTCTCGCTCCAGCATCGCGGTCGCGATATTCAGCATTGGAATCTGCGCATCCCCGGGGTTCACAACGCAATCAACTCGGCGACGGCAATGGTGCTGGCGATCTGGCTCGGTGCGGATTCGGCCCGCGTGGCGCAATCTCTTGCGGCATTTTCCGGTGTCGATCGGCGGAATCAGTTTCTTGGCGCGCGTGCGATAGGCAAGGGTGAGGTGCGGGTGTACGACGACTACGGGCATCACCCGACCGAGATCGACGTCACGCTCCGCGCGCTGCGAGCGTTCGAAAAACCGCAGGATCGCGGCGGCAGATTGATCTGCGTGTTCCAGCCCCATCAGCATTCGCGCACACGCCACCTGCTGGAAGAGTTCGCGCAGAGCTTCAGCGGCGCCGACATGGTGCTTGTTCCCGATATCTACTTTGTGCGCGACAGTCAGGAAGAGCGGGCGAAGATCGGAGCGCAGGATCTTGTTGGACGCCTCACCGACCGAGGAGTGGACGCGAGCCATGTGCAGACGTTCGACAAGATCGTGGAAAAGCTCGAAGCAATCTGCCGCCCGGGGGATCTGGTGGTGGTGATGGGTGCGGGGCCGGTGTATGAGGTCGGAAGGAATTTTCTGGCCCGCGGATAA
- a CDS encoding NUDIX domain-containing protein, translated as MKKSEVWTWPHVSTERALHREPPTNLLIRATGHPAKLSSILVDPPFSPSESIPSPMPEYAVNAAASPTGSLPYRLACLCDLRDKDGRLLLLKRAKEPNKGLVSPIGGKLDVEHGESPARCAQREIEEEAGIHIPLERLHLTGLISESAFEGRGHWLLFYYRVLGPVWIEPRDMPEGRLDWYRRDEIESLPIPDSDRKIIWPLVWKHEPKREGSRPGYFAVHIECVGERGDRLEWSVQQETPAI; from the coding sequence ATGAAGAAGTCGGAAGTGTGGACATGGCCGCACGTATCGACCGAGCGAGCGCTCCACCGTGAGCCGCCGACCAACCTTCTCATCCGTGCGACCGGGCACCCGGCAAAGCTCAGTTCAATCTTGGTTGACCCGCCTTTTTCCCCGAGCGAATCCATACCCTCGCCCATGCCCGAATACGCCGTCAACGCCGCCGCGAGCCCGACCGGTTCGCTTCCCTACCGCCTCGCCTGCTTGTGCGATCTTCGCGACAAAGACGGTCGGCTTCTCCTGCTCAAACGGGCCAAGGAACCCAACAAAGGGCTGGTTTCACCGATCGGAGGCAAGCTCGATGTCGAACACGGCGAATCTCCCGCTCGCTGCGCCCAGCGCGAAATCGAAGAAGAGGCCGGAATCCACATCCCGCTCGAGCGACTGCATTTGACGGGCCTGATCAGCGAGAGCGCGTTCGAAGGCCGGGGCCATTGGCTGCTCTTCTATTACCGCGTCCTCGGCCCGGTGTGGATCGAACCGCGCGACATGCCCGAAGGCCGGCTGGACTGGTATCGGCGCGACGAGATCGAATCGCTGCCGATCCCGGATTCTGATCGGAAAATCATCTGGCCTCTGGTCTGGAAACACGAACCCAAGCGCGAAGGTAGTCGCCCCGGCTACTTCGCAGTCCACATCGAGTGCGTCGGTGAACGCGGGGACAGGCTCGAATGGAGCGTCCAGCAGGAAACGCCCGCGATCTGA